One Gammaproteobacteria bacterium DNA segment encodes these proteins:
- the rpsL gene encoding 30S ribosomal protein S12 codes for MPTINQLVRKPRVRQTVKSNVPALEACPQKRGVCTRVYTTTPKKPNSALRKVARVRLTNGQEVTTYIGGEGHNLQEHSVILIRGGRVKDLPGVRYHTVRGSLDTSGVAERRQGRSKYGAKRPKS; via the coding sequence ATGCCAACAATCAATCAATTAGTACGGAAACCGCGTGTGCGCCAGACCGTAAAGAGCAATGTTCCCGCGCTGGAAGCCTGTCCGCAAAAACGCGGCGTGTGTACGCGTGTGTACACCACGACGCCGAAAAAACCGAATTCAGCTCTGCGTAAAGTGGCGCGTGTCAGGCTGACCAATGGTCAGGAAGTAACGACATATATTGGTGGTGAAGGGCACAATTTACAGGAGCACTCCGTAATCCTGATTCGTGGCGGTCGTGTAAAAGACTTGCCGGGTGTGCGATACCACACTGTTCGCGGTAGCCTGGATACATCCGGTGTTGCCGAGCGGCGCCAAGGGCGCTCCAAGTACGGCGCGAAACGACCAAAATCTTAG
- the rpsG gene encoding 30S ribosomal protein S7, whose protein sequence is MARRRVAAKRNVLPDPKFKSETVAKFVNMVMLNGKKSVAEKIVYGALDAAMEKTKAEPIEMLTKALDNVRPMVEVKSRRVGGATYQVPVEVRAERRTTLAMRWLVDSARKRSEKSMERRLAGEIMDAADNRGSAVKKREDTHRMAEANKAFAHYRW, encoded by the coding sequence ATGGCTAGAAGACGAGTTGCTGCAAAACGAAACGTGCTGCCAGACCCAAAATTCAAAAGCGAAACCGTGGCGAAGTTTGTCAATATGGTAATGCTGAATGGCAAAAAATCCGTCGCGGAAAAAATTGTTTACGGCGCGTTGGATGCGGCTATGGAAAAAACCAAAGCCGAGCCAATTGAAATGCTGACCAAAGCGTTGGACAACGTACGTCCCATGGTGGAAGTTAAATCCCGCCGCGTTGGTGGCGCAACTTATCAGGTGCCCGTAGAAGTTCGTGCTGAACGTCGCACGACGCTGGCCATGCGTTGGTTGGTGGACTCAGCAAGAAAGCGGAGCGAGAAATCCATGGAACGCCGCTTGGCCGGTGAAATTATGGATGCTGCTGATAATCGTGGCTCTGCAGTGAAGAAACGTGAAGATACACATAGAATGGCTGAAGCCAATAAAGCTTTCGCGCATTATCGCTGGTAA